One Ictalurus punctatus breed USDA103 chromosome 21, Coco_2.0, whole genome shotgun sequence genomic window carries:
- the mkrn2 gene encoding E3 ubiquitin-protein ligase makorin-2 isoform X1 codes for MAVCERRRKRHRYFLHGVCREGNRCMFSHDLATSKPSTICKFYQKGVCAYGDRCRYDHIKPGGRGGGPPMDHSNRTGSAGASVLPSTGPGPPPSATRITKKPIVLRDRALGSDSRGQPYSGESAELLDCLDYRDISQVKPHSYLDAIRSGLESSATASPYPDLSHQALLCPYAAAGQCHYGDTCPYLHGDMCEICRLQVLHPHDPVQRAAHEKVCMTAFEKDMEQAFAVQQSQEKVCSICMEVVYEKASPSERRFGILSSCCHTYCLSCIRQWRCAKQFDNKIIKSCPECRVVSEFVIPSMYWVEDQEEKNRLIEEFKSGVSKKPCKYFDQGRGTCPFGGKCFYMHAYPDGTRAEPDKPRKQLSSEGNVRFLNSVRLWDFIEEREHRAVPQYEDEVNDLGELFMQLSGAGEESGTSASP; via the exons ATGGCCGTTTGTGAAAGGAGAAGGAAGCGCCACAG aTATTTCCTTCATGGCGTATGTCGAGAGGGGAACAGGTGCATGTTTTCACACGATCTGGCAACCAGCAAACCTTCGACAATTTGTAAATTTTATCAGAAAGGTGTATGTGCTTATGGTGACCGGTGCAG atacgaccacatcaagCCAGGTGGCCGTGGAGGTGGACCTCCCATGGATCACTCGAACAGAACCGGTAGTGCAGGAGCGTCCGTCTTGCCCTCCACAGGACCTGGACCTCCACCAAGCGCCACAAGAATCACTAAGAAACCAATCGTGCTGAGAGACAGAG CTTTAGGCAGTGACAGTCGAGGGCAGCCGTACAGTGGAGAAAGTGCAGAGCTTCTGGATTGCTTGGATTACAGAGACATCTCTCAGGTCAAACCTCATAGCTACCTGGATGCCATCCGCTCAGGGCTGGAGAGTTCAGCCACAGCCAGCCCATACCCAGACCTATCCCATCAGGCCTTGCTTTGCCCTTACGCGGCTGCTGGCCAGTGTCACTATGGCGACACATGTCCGTATCTCCATGGCGACATGTGTGAAATTTGCAGGTTGCAGGTCTTGCACCCGCATGACCCAGTGCAGAGGGCAGCACATGAGAAG GTGTGTATGACCGCATTTGAGAAGGACATGGAGCAGGCGTTTGCGGTGCAGCAGAGCCAGGAGAAAGTGTGCAGTATCTGCATGGAGGTGGTGTATGAGAAGGCGTCTCCGTCCGAACGGCGCTTCGGCATCCTGTCCAGCTGCTGCCACACCTACTGCCTCAGCTGCATCCGCCAGTGGCGCTGCGCCAAGCAGTTTGACAACAAGATCATCAA GTCTTGTCCAGAATGCCGAGTGGTGTCCGAGTTCGTTATTCCCAGCATGTACTGGGTGGAAGATCAGGAGGAAAAGAATCGTCTCATTGAAGAGTTCAAATCTGGAGTCAG TAAAAAACCATGCAAGTATTTTGACCAGGGAAGAGGAACGTGTCCGTTCGGAGGGAAATGTTTCTACATGCACGCCTACCCCGATGGAACACGGGCTGAACCGGACAAGCCTCGAAAGCAGCTCAGCTCAGAAGGAAACGTTCGG TTCTTGAATTCTGTACGTCTGTGGGATTTCATCGAGGAACGAGAGCATCGTGCGGTTCCACAGTACGAAGACGAGGTCAACGACCTGGGCGAACTCTTCATGCAGCTCTCTGGCGCCGGAGAAGAAAGTGGGACATCAGCATCACCCTGA
- the mkrn2 gene encoding E3 ubiquitin-protein ligase makorin-2 isoform X2, translated as MSTKQVTCRYFLHGVCREGNRCMFSHDLATSKPSTICKFYQKGVCAYGDRCRYDHIKPGGRGGGPPMDHSNRTGSAGASVLPSTGPGPPPSATRITKKPIVLRDRALGSDSRGQPYSGESAELLDCLDYRDISQVKPHSYLDAIRSGLESSATASPYPDLSHQALLCPYAAAGQCHYGDTCPYLHGDMCEICRLQVLHPHDPVQRAAHEKVCMTAFEKDMEQAFAVQQSQEKVCSICMEVVYEKASPSERRFGILSSCCHTYCLSCIRQWRCAKQFDNKIIKSCPECRVVSEFVIPSMYWVEDQEEKNRLIEEFKSGVSKKPCKYFDQGRGTCPFGGKCFYMHAYPDGTRAEPDKPRKQLSSEGNVRFLNSVRLWDFIEEREHRAVPQYEDEVNDLGELFMQLSGAGEESGTSASP; from the exons ATGTCAACAAAGCAAGTCACCTGCAG aTATTTCCTTCATGGCGTATGTCGAGAGGGGAACAGGTGCATGTTTTCACACGATCTGGCAACCAGCAAACCTTCGACAATTTGTAAATTTTATCAGAAAGGTGTATGTGCTTATGGTGACCGGTGCAG atacgaccacatcaagCCAGGTGGCCGTGGAGGTGGACCTCCCATGGATCACTCGAACAGAACCGGTAGTGCAGGAGCGTCCGTCTTGCCCTCCACAGGACCTGGACCTCCACCAAGCGCCACAAGAATCACTAAGAAACCAATCGTGCTGAGAGACAGAG CTTTAGGCAGTGACAGTCGAGGGCAGCCGTACAGTGGAGAAAGTGCAGAGCTTCTGGATTGCTTGGATTACAGAGACATCTCTCAGGTCAAACCTCATAGCTACCTGGATGCCATCCGCTCAGGGCTGGAGAGTTCAGCCACAGCCAGCCCATACCCAGACCTATCCCATCAGGCCTTGCTTTGCCCTTACGCGGCTGCTGGCCAGTGTCACTATGGCGACACATGTCCGTATCTCCATGGCGACATGTGTGAAATTTGCAGGTTGCAGGTCTTGCACCCGCATGACCCAGTGCAGAGGGCAGCACATGAGAAG GTGTGTATGACCGCATTTGAGAAGGACATGGAGCAGGCGTTTGCGGTGCAGCAGAGCCAGGAGAAAGTGTGCAGTATCTGCATGGAGGTGGTGTATGAGAAGGCGTCTCCGTCCGAACGGCGCTTCGGCATCCTGTCCAGCTGCTGCCACACCTACTGCCTCAGCTGCATCCGCCAGTGGCGCTGCGCCAAGCAGTTTGACAACAAGATCATCAA GTCTTGTCCAGAATGCCGAGTGGTGTCCGAGTTCGTTATTCCCAGCATGTACTGGGTGGAAGATCAGGAGGAAAAGAATCGTCTCATTGAAGAGTTCAAATCTGGAGTCAG TAAAAAACCATGCAAGTATTTTGACCAGGGAAGAGGAACGTGTCCGTTCGGAGGGAAATGTTTCTACATGCACGCCTACCCCGATGGAACACGGGCTGAACCGGACAAGCCTCGAAAGCAGCTCAGCTCAGAAGGAAACGTTCGG TTCTTGAATTCTGTACGTCTGTGGGATTTCATCGAGGAACGAGAGCATCGTGCGGTTCCACAGTACGAAGACGAGGTCAACGACCTGGGCGAACTCTTCATGCAGCTCTCTGGCGCCGGAGAAGAAAGTGGGACATCAGCATCACCCTGA
- the raf1b gene encoding RAF proto-oncogene serine/threonine-protein kinase isoform X3 — translation MISLTRRLNRLLRLSPSSLMEHIQGTWKTLSNGFGFRDSVFEDSSMTPTITKSFPYRRRSSDDEKITNTSKANTIRVYLPNQQRTVVNVRPGMTLHSCLIKALKVRGLQPECCAVFRLHPEQPRSKKSRMDWNTDSTSLIGEELLVEVLDHVPLTTHNFVRKTFLKLAFCDICQKFLLHGFRCQTCGYKFHEHCSTKVPTMCVDWSNIRQLLLFPTPGESGTPSLPPLSSRRMRDSLSRLPASGSLSQKQRSTSTPNVHMVSSSLPGGGASCEDASKNQDSGRHPNLSPTGWSQPKTPGPVHREKASSNTQDKNRIRPREKRDSCYYWEIDASEVVLHSCIGSGSFGTVFKGKWHGDVAVKILKVKDPTPEQFQAFRNEVAVLRKTRHVNILLFMGYMTKDNLAIVTQWCEGSSLYKHLHVQDTKLQLFQLIDIARQTAQGMDYLHAKNIIHRDMKSNNIFLHEGLTVKIGDFGLATVKTRWSGSQQVEQPSGSILWMAPEVIRMQDSNPYSFQSDVYAYGIVLYELMTGELPYSMVANRDQIIFMVGRGYLSPDLSKLYKSCPKAMKRLVADCIKKSKDDRPLFPQILASIELLQHSLPKINRSASEPSLHRAAHTDDISICTLTSTRLPVF, via the exons ATTGTTGAGATTATCGCCGTCCAGCCTGATGGAGCATATCCAAGGGACCTGGAAGACCCTGAGTAATGGGTTTGGATTCAGAGACTCAGTGTTTGAAGATTCCAGCATGACTCCTACTATAACCAAAAGCTTTCCTTATCGCAGACGCTCATCGGATGATGAGAAAATTACAAACACCTCCAAAGCAAACACGATACGTGTTTATCTGCCAAATCAGCAGCGCACTGTG GTGAATGTACGACCAGGCATGACCCTGCACAGCTGCCTCATCAAGGCCCTTAAAGTTCGAGGACTCCAGCCTGAGTGCTGTGCTGTGTTCAGACTCCATCCAGAACAACCTAGAAG CAAAAAATCTCGTATGGACTGGAACACTGATTCTACCTCACTCATCGGGGAAGAGCTGCTGGTAGAAGTCTTGGATCACGTACCGCTAACGACGCACAACTTT GTACGAAAGACGTTTCTGAAGCTGGCCTTCTGTGACATTTGCCAGAAGTTCCTTTTACATGGCTTCCGATGTCAGACGTGCGGCTACAAATTCCACGAGCACTGCAGCACCAAAGTCCCCACAATGTGTGTTGACTGGAGCAACATTCGACAGCTCCT TTTGTTTCCCACACCTGGAGAAAGTGGAACGCCGTCACTACCACCTCTCTCATCTCGGAGGATGCGAGACTCTTTATCCCGACTTCCTGCCAG TGGTTCTCTCTCCCAGAAACAGCGCTCCACGTCCACACCCAACGTCCACATGGTCAGCAGCAGCCTGCCTGGAGGCGGGGCTTCATGTGAG GATGCCTCAAAAAATCAGGACTCAG GAAGACATCCTAATCTCAGTCCCACAGGGTGGTCTCAGCCCAAAACTCCAGGCCCTGTTCATAGAGAAAAGGCTTCATCTAATACTCAGGACAAAAACCGAATA CGGCCCAGGGAGAAGCGAGACTCCTGCTACTACTGGGAGATTGATGCCAGCGAGGTGGTTCTGCACTCCTGTATTGGGTCCGGGTCATTTGGGACGGTTTTCAAAGGGAAATGGCATG GTGATGTTGCGGTGAAGATTTTAAAGGTCAAAGATCCTACGCCAGAGCAGTTTCAGGCCTTTCGCAATGAGGTGGCGGTTCTGAG AAAGACTCGACATGTCAATATCTTGCTATTTATGGGCTACATGACCAAAGATAACCTGGCCATCGTGACTCAGTGGTGTGAAGGAAGCAGCCTTTATAAACACCTGCACGTCCAGGACACCAAACTGCAGCTGTTCCAGCTGATCGATATCGCCAGACAGACCGCTCAAGGCATGGA CTATTTGCATGCAAAGAACATAATCCACCGGGACATGAAGTCAAACA acatctttctccATGAAGGCTTAACGGTGAAGATCGGAGACTTCGGTTTGGCCACGGTGAAGACGAGGTGGAGCGGCTCGCAGCAAGTAGAGCAGCCTTCGGGATCCATTCTTTGGATG GCTCCTGAGGTGATCAGGATGCAGGACAGTAATCCCTACAGTTTCCAGTCAGACGTCTACGCCTACGGTATCGTGCTTTATGAGCTGATGACCGGGGAGCTCCCGTATTCTATGGTTGCGAACAGAGACCAG ATCATCTTCATGGTAGGAAGAGGTTACTTGTCTCCAGACCTGAGCAAGCTGTATAAGAGCTGCCCCAAAGCTATGAAGAGACTCGTCGCCGACTGCATTAAGAAGTCGAAAGACGACAGGCCGCTATTCCCTCAA ATTCTGGCCTCAATAGAGCTGCTGCAACACTCCCTGCCCAAAATCAACCGCAGCGCGTCGGAGCCGTCGCTTCACAGAGCCGCTCACACGGACGACATCAGCATTTGCACTCTGACCTCCACAAGGCTCCCTGTCTTCTAA
- the raf1b gene encoding RAF proto-oncogene serine/threonine-protein kinase isoform X1, with protein sequence MISLTRRLNRLLRLSPSSLMEHIQGTWKTLSNGFGFRDSVFEDSSMTPTITKSFPYRRRSSDDEKITNTSKANTIRVYLPNQQRTVVNVRPGMTLHSCLIKALKVRGLQPECCAVFRLHPEQPRSKKSRMDWNTDSTSLIGEELLVEVLDHVPLTTHNFVRKTFLKLAFCDICQKFLLHGFRCQTCGYKFHEHCSTKVPTMCVDWSNIRQLLLFPTPGESGTPSLPPLSSRRMRDSLSRLPASAYHRHSTPHAFNYIAPLPPSSGSLSQKQRSTSTPNVHMVSSSLPGGGASCEDASKNQDSGRHPNLSPTGWSQPKTPGPVHREKASSNTQDKNRIRPREKRDSCYYWEIDASEVVLHSCIGSGSFGTVFKGKWHGDVAVKILKVKDPTPEQFQAFRNEVAVLRKTRHVNILLFMGYMTKDNLAIVTQWCEGSSLYKHLHVQDTKLQLFQLIDIARQTAQGMDYLHAKNIIHRDMKSNNIFLHEGLTVKIGDFGLATVKTRWSGSQQVEQPSGSILWMAPEVIRMQDSNPYSFQSDVYAYGIVLYELMTGELPYSMVANRDQIIFMVGRGYLSPDLSKLYKSCPKAMKRLVADCIKKSKDDRPLFPQILASIELLQHSLPKINRSASEPSLHRAAHTDDISICTLTSTRLPVF encoded by the exons ATTGTTGAGATTATCGCCGTCCAGCCTGATGGAGCATATCCAAGGGACCTGGAAGACCCTGAGTAATGGGTTTGGATTCAGAGACTCAGTGTTTGAAGATTCCAGCATGACTCCTACTATAACCAAAAGCTTTCCTTATCGCAGACGCTCATCGGATGATGAGAAAATTACAAACACCTCCAAAGCAAACACGATACGTGTTTATCTGCCAAATCAGCAGCGCACTGTG GTGAATGTACGACCAGGCATGACCCTGCACAGCTGCCTCATCAAGGCCCTTAAAGTTCGAGGACTCCAGCCTGAGTGCTGTGCTGTGTTCAGACTCCATCCAGAACAACCTAGAAG CAAAAAATCTCGTATGGACTGGAACACTGATTCTACCTCACTCATCGGGGAAGAGCTGCTGGTAGAAGTCTTGGATCACGTACCGCTAACGACGCACAACTTT GTACGAAAGACGTTTCTGAAGCTGGCCTTCTGTGACATTTGCCAGAAGTTCCTTTTACATGGCTTCCGATGTCAGACGTGCGGCTACAAATTCCACGAGCACTGCAGCACCAAAGTCCCCACAATGTGTGTTGACTGGAGCAACATTCGACAGCTCCT TTTGTTTCCCACACCTGGAGAAAGTGGAACGCCGTCACTACCACCTCTCTCATCTCGGAGGATGCGAGACTCTTTATCCCGACTTCCTGCCAG cgcTTATCACAGACACTCTACACCTCATGCCTTTAACTACATTGCGCCTTTGCCACCCTCCAGTGGTTCTCTCTCCCAGAAACAGCGCTCCACGTCCACACCCAACGTCCACATGGTCAGCAGCAGCCTGCCTGGAGGCGGGGCTTCATGTGAG GATGCCTCAAAAAATCAGGACTCAG GAAGACATCCTAATCTCAGTCCCACAGGGTGGTCTCAGCCCAAAACTCCAGGCCCTGTTCATAGAGAAAAGGCTTCATCTAATACTCAGGACAAAAACCGAATA CGGCCCAGGGAGAAGCGAGACTCCTGCTACTACTGGGAGATTGATGCCAGCGAGGTGGTTCTGCACTCCTGTATTGGGTCCGGGTCATTTGGGACGGTTTTCAAAGGGAAATGGCATG GTGATGTTGCGGTGAAGATTTTAAAGGTCAAAGATCCTACGCCAGAGCAGTTTCAGGCCTTTCGCAATGAGGTGGCGGTTCTGAG AAAGACTCGACATGTCAATATCTTGCTATTTATGGGCTACATGACCAAAGATAACCTGGCCATCGTGACTCAGTGGTGTGAAGGAAGCAGCCTTTATAAACACCTGCACGTCCAGGACACCAAACTGCAGCTGTTCCAGCTGATCGATATCGCCAGACAGACCGCTCAAGGCATGGA CTATTTGCATGCAAAGAACATAATCCACCGGGACATGAAGTCAAACA acatctttctccATGAAGGCTTAACGGTGAAGATCGGAGACTTCGGTTTGGCCACGGTGAAGACGAGGTGGAGCGGCTCGCAGCAAGTAGAGCAGCCTTCGGGATCCATTCTTTGGATG GCTCCTGAGGTGATCAGGATGCAGGACAGTAATCCCTACAGTTTCCAGTCAGACGTCTACGCCTACGGTATCGTGCTTTATGAGCTGATGACCGGGGAGCTCCCGTATTCTATGGTTGCGAACAGAGACCAG ATCATCTTCATGGTAGGAAGAGGTTACTTGTCTCCAGACCTGAGCAAGCTGTATAAGAGCTGCCCCAAAGCTATGAAGAGACTCGTCGCCGACTGCATTAAGAAGTCGAAAGACGACAGGCCGCTATTCCCTCAA ATTCTGGCCTCAATAGAGCTGCTGCAACACTCCCTGCCCAAAATCAACCGCAGCGCGTCGGAGCCGTCGCTTCACAGAGCCGCTCACACGGACGACATCAGCATTTGCACTCTGACCTCCACAAGGCTCCCTGTCTTCTAA
- the mkrn2 gene encoding E3 ubiquitin-protein ligase makorin-2 isoform X3: MFSHDLATSKPSTICKFYQKGVCAYGDRCRYDHIKPGGRGGGPPMDHSNRTGSAGASVLPSTGPGPPPSATRITKKPIVLRDRALGSDSRGQPYSGESAELLDCLDYRDISQVKPHSYLDAIRSGLESSATASPYPDLSHQALLCPYAAAGQCHYGDTCPYLHGDMCEICRLQVLHPHDPVQRAAHEKVCMTAFEKDMEQAFAVQQSQEKVCSICMEVVYEKASPSERRFGILSSCCHTYCLSCIRQWRCAKQFDNKIIKSCPECRVVSEFVIPSMYWVEDQEEKNRLIEEFKSGVSKKPCKYFDQGRGTCPFGGKCFYMHAYPDGTRAEPDKPRKQLSSEGNVRFLNSVRLWDFIEEREHRAVPQYEDEVNDLGELFMQLSGAGEESGTSASP; encoded by the exons ATGTTTTCACACGATCTGGCAACCAGCAAACCTTCGACAATTTGTAAATTTTATCAGAAAGGTGTATGTGCTTATGGTGACCGGTGCAG atacgaccacatcaagCCAGGTGGCCGTGGAGGTGGACCTCCCATGGATCACTCGAACAGAACCGGTAGTGCAGGAGCGTCCGTCTTGCCCTCCACAGGACCTGGACCTCCACCAAGCGCCACAAGAATCACTAAGAAACCAATCGTGCTGAGAGACAGAG CTTTAGGCAGTGACAGTCGAGGGCAGCCGTACAGTGGAGAAAGTGCAGAGCTTCTGGATTGCTTGGATTACAGAGACATCTCTCAGGTCAAACCTCATAGCTACCTGGATGCCATCCGCTCAGGGCTGGAGAGTTCAGCCACAGCCAGCCCATACCCAGACCTATCCCATCAGGCCTTGCTTTGCCCTTACGCGGCTGCTGGCCAGTGTCACTATGGCGACACATGTCCGTATCTCCATGGCGACATGTGTGAAATTTGCAGGTTGCAGGTCTTGCACCCGCATGACCCAGTGCAGAGGGCAGCACATGAGAAG GTGTGTATGACCGCATTTGAGAAGGACATGGAGCAGGCGTTTGCGGTGCAGCAGAGCCAGGAGAAAGTGTGCAGTATCTGCATGGAGGTGGTGTATGAGAAGGCGTCTCCGTCCGAACGGCGCTTCGGCATCCTGTCCAGCTGCTGCCACACCTACTGCCTCAGCTGCATCCGCCAGTGGCGCTGCGCCAAGCAGTTTGACAACAAGATCATCAA GTCTTGTCCAGAATGCCGAGTGGTGTCCGAGTTCGTTATTCCCAGCATGTACTGGGTGGAAGATCAGGAGGAAAAGAATCGTCTCATTGAAGAGTTCAAATCTGGAGTCAG TAAAAAACCATGCAAGTATTTTGACCAGGGAAGAGGAACGTGTCCGTTCGGAGGGAAATGTTTCTACATGCACGCCTACCCCGATGGAACACGGGCTGAACCGGACAAGCCTCGAAAGCAGCTCAGCTCAGAAGGAAACGTTCGG TTCTTGAATTCTGTACGTCTGTGGGATTTCATCGAGGAACGAGAGCATCGTGCGGTTCCACAGTACGAAGACGAGGTCAACGACCTGGGCGAACTCTTCATGCAGCTCTCTGGCGCCGGAGAAGAAAGTGGGACATCAGCATCACCCTGA
- the raf1b gene encoding RAF proto-oncogene serine/threonine-protein kinase isoform X2, with translation MEHIQGTWKTLSNGFGFRDSVFEDSSMTPTITKSFPYRRRSSDDEKITNTSKANTIRVYLPNQQRTVVNVRPGMTLHSCLIKALKVRGLQPECCAVFRLHPEQPRSKKSRMDWNTDSTSLIGEELLVEVLDHVPLTTHNFVRKTFLKLAFCDICQKFLLHGFRCQTCGYKFHEHCSTKVPTMCVDWSNIRQLLLFPTPGESGTPSLPPLSSRRMRDSLSRLPASAYHRHSTPHAFNYIAPLPPSSGSLSQKQRSTSTPNVHMVSSSLPGGGASCEDASKNQDSGRHPNLSPTGWSQPKTPGPVHREKASSNTQDKNRIRPREKRDSCYYWEIDASEVVLHSCIGSGSFGTVFKGKWHGDVAVKILKVKDPTPEQFQAFRNEVAVLRKTRHVNILLFMGYMTKDNLAIVTQWCEGSSLYKHLHVQDTKLQLFQLIDIARQTAQGMDYLHAKNIIHRDMKSNNIFLHEGLTVKIGDFGLATVKTRWSGSQQVEQPSGSILWMAPEVIRMQDSNPYSFQSDVYAYGIVLYELMTGELPYSMVANRDQIIFMVGRGYLSPDLSKLYKSCPKAMKRLVADCIKKSKDDRPLFPQILASIELLQHSLPKINRSASEPSLHRAAHTDDISICTLTSTRLPVF, from the exons ATGGAGCATATCCAAGGGACCTGGAAGACCCTGAGTAATGGGTTTGGATTCAGAGACTCAGTGTTTGAAGATTCCAGCATGACTCCTACTATAACCAAAAGCTTTCCTTATCGCAGACGCTCATCGGATGATGAGAAAATTACAAACACCTCCAAAGCAAACACGATACGTGTTTATCTGCCAAATCAGCAGCGCACTGTG GTGAATGTACGACCAGGCATGACCCTGCACAGCTGCCTCATCAAGGCCCTTAAAGTTCGAGGACTCCAGCCTGAGTGCTGTGCTGTGTTCAGACTCCATCCAGAACAACCTAGAAG CAAAAAATCTCGTATGGACTGGAACACTGATTCTACCTCACTCATCGGGGAAGAGCTGCTGGTAGAAGTCTTGGATCACGTACCGCTAACGACGCACAACTTT GTACGAAAGACGTTTCTGAAGCTGGCCTTCTGTGACATTTGCCAGAAGTTCCTTTTACATGGCTTCCGATGTCAGACGTGCGGCTACAAATTCCACGAGCACTGCAGCACCAAAGTCCCCACAATGTGTGTTGACTGGAGCAACATTCGACAGCTCCT TTTGTTTCCCACACCTGGAGAAAGTGGAACGCCGTCACTACCACCTCTCTCATCTCGGAGGATGCGAGACTCTTTATCCCGACTTCCTGCCAG cgcTTATCACAGACACTCTACACCTCATGCCTTTAACTACATTGCGCCTTTGCCACCCTCCAGTGGTTCTCTCTCCCAGAAACAGCGCTCCACGTCCACACCCAACGTCCACATGGTCAGCAGCAGCCTGCCTGGAGGCGGGGCTTCATGTGAG GATGCCTCAAAAAATCAGGACTCAG GAAGACATCCTAATCTCAGTCCCACAGGGTGGTCTCAGCCCAAAACTCCAGGCCCTGTTCATAGAGAAAAGGCTTCATCTAATACTCAGGACAAAAACCGAATA CGGCCCAGGGAGAAGCGAGACTCCTGCTACTACTGGGAGATTGATGCCAGCGAGGTGGTTCTGCACTCCTGTATTGGGTCCGGGTCATTTGGGACGGTTTTCAAAGGGAAATGGCATG GTGATGTTGCGGTGAAGATTTTAAAGGTCAAAGATCCTACGCCAGAGCAGTTTCAGGCCTTTCGCAATGAGGTGGCGGTTCTGAG AAAGACTCGACATGTCAATATCTTGCTATTTATGGGCTACATGACCAAAGATAACCTGGCCATCGTGACTCAGTGGTGTGAAGGAAGCAGCCTTTATAAACACCTGCACGTCCAGGACACCAAACTGCAGCTGTTCCAGCTGATCGATATCGCCAGACAGACCGCTCAAGGCATGGA CTATTTGCATGCAAAGAACATAATCCACCGGGACATGAAGTCAAACA acatctttctccATGAAGGCTTAACGGTGAAGATCGGAGACTTCGGTTTGGCCACGGTGAAGACGAGGTGGAGCGGCTCGCAGCAAGTAGAGCAGCCTTCGGGATCCATTCTTTGGATG GCTCCTGAGGTGATCAGGATGCAGGACAGTAATCCCTACAGTTTCCAGTCAGACGTCTACGCCTACGGTATCGTGCTTTATGAGCTGATGACCGGGGAGCTCCCGTATTCTATGGTTGCGAACAGAGACCAG ATCATCTTCATGGTAGGAAGAGGTTACTTGTCTCCAGACCTGAGCAAGCTGTATAAGAGCTGCCCCAAAGCTATGAAGAGACTCGTCGCCGACTGCATTAAGAAGTCGAAAGACGACAGGCCGCTATTCCCTCAA ATTCTGGCCTCAATAGAGCTGCTGCAACACTCCCTGCCCAAAATCAACCGCAGCGCGTCGGAGCCGTCGCTTCACAGAGCCGCTCACACGGACGACATCAGCATTTGCACTCTGACCTCCACAAGGCTCCCTGTCTTCTAA